The bacterium genome includes a window with the following:
- a CDS encoding leucine-rich repeat domain-containing protein, whose amino-acid sequence MRTTLLILWAFAVLQWGCERDKTITGATASGQIVTFPDTALENAVRAALQEPTDPITVGDLEGLTHFYAAEWGIRDLTGIEYMRSLTYLDLSANALDSIPQLAELTTLDTVILNYNSIGDIGPLIQLLGLRMLAIAGNDASDISPIANSQFLRSLDASFNGIENTEPLRTCPQLRELYVRGNPISDMSFLADLRLLEALDIGNCPATDISTIIQASNLRRLYIQDSGVQDFAPLSQLRFLEVLWLTESHVESLEPLRTLTSLTQLYLSNNQITSIEPLRNLAQVTSLNLADNQISDVSYLANLNNITTLDLSNNLVTDIDVLEDAQMLQVVYLSGNQISRVLALDENSGLSAFDTVYLFENPLSDSSRFYWIPRMQQRGVEVYYE is encoded by the coding sequence ATGCGAACCACACTATTGATACTATGGGCTTTCGCCGTTTTGCAGTGGGGTTGCGAGCGAGATAAGACGATTACGGGGGCTACGGCTTCCGGCCAGATCGTGACTTTCCCGGATACTGCCCTGGAAAACGCCGTGCGGGCGGCCCTGCAGGAACCTACAGACCCGATTACTGTCGGAGACCTGGAAGGGCTGACACACTTCTATGCGGCAGAATGGGGGATACGTGATCTCACGGGAATTGAGTATATGCGCTCCCTCACGTATCTGGATTTGTCGGCCAACGCGCTGGACAGTATTCCGCAACTCGCGGAGCTGACAACATTGGACACAGTGATTCTCAACTACAACTCGATCGGCGATATCGGACCGCTTATTCAGTTGCTCGGGCTCCGGATGCTGGCCATAGCAGGGAATGATGCCAGCGATATTAGCCCAATCGCCAACAGCCAGTTTCTGCGTTCTCTTGATGCGAGCTTTAACGGGATTGAGAATACCGAGCCGCTTCGCACCTGTCCGCAACTGCGGGAGTTGTATGTTCGCGGGAATCCCATCTCGGACATGAGTTTTCTTGCCGACTTAAGACTGCTTGAAGCGCTGGACATCGGTAATTGTCCGGCAACGGACATCAGCACAATCATTCAGGCCTCAAATCTGCGGAGGTTGTATATTCAAGATTCTGGCGTTCAGGATTTTGCCCCGCTTTCGCAGCTTCGATTTCTCGAAGTCCTCTGGCTGACAGAGAGTCACGTTGAATCTCTGGAACCGCTGCGAACGCTGACCTCTTTGACACAGCTCTATCTGTCCAACAACCAGATAACTTCAATCGAGCCGCTGCGGAATCTTGCTCAAGTAACATCGTTGAATCTTGCCGACAATCAGATAAGTGATGTGTCGTATCTTGCAAACCTCAACAACATCACCACACTCGATTTGTCAAACAATCTTGTCACGGACATAGACGTGCTTGAGGATGCGCAGATGCTTCAGGTTGTGTATCTGTCGGGGAATCAGATATCACGAGTTCTGGCATTGGACGAGAATTCGGGATTAAGCGCGTTTGACACCGTCTACCTATTTGAGAACCCGCTTTCGGACAGTTCGCGTTTTTACTGGATACCGCGCATGCAGCAGCGTGGTGTGGAAGTTTACTACGAATAA
- a CDS encoding tail fiber domain-containing protein has translation MKRYLTILFALLMSASFASAVPLYINYQGYLTNPTGTPLDTTVSMTFKFYGFMHELIWTESHPAVTVSDGYFNVILGSEVFITDSIFASGIALLEVTVGSDLPMSPMIQSHTVPYAFRTGTVDGATGGTLYSSLSVGNTNSIPSYESFAVGGDHVITVSPATIAGGSGNSVTATYGFIGAGIYNEVNSAGGVCGGGYGNEMSSAGSSNVIGGGYHNDITGSGNYNVIGGGYENVATSTGGTIGGGSRNRVFGEYATIAGGGGPLAGDSNLATGTASTISGGRSNRATGAYSIVGGGQGNNASGEHSIIGGGSGNTVSQFRAAILGGESNTASGQRSAVSGGFNNSASGSIAFVGGGGTNQATGFAAAIAGGQQNTILSQDAFIGGGQGNVVEGIQSSICGGAFNRVRNNYSVIAGGGGSLIDSNYINGLNSFIGAGSRNVVTGNFSMVGAGVSNKITGNNAVIGGGDGNRIEDATSPLNSSYSFIGGGRNNRARGEYSVVVGGGGSVSADSNSARGSYSFVGGGQKGNAEGLQSVVCGGLSNASTGEKSFCGGGQGNTASGLRSFVGAGSLNTASNQDATVGGGFQNVASGSGTTVPGGVGNEATGSFSTAMGFRAKANHTGSFVWADNTVADFASTASNQFSLRSSGGVRIATTTTGTVGVKLDNGDTAWEVLSDSTKKTNRKAVNTSEILDKITQLRIEEWNYSHQDESNTHIGPMAQSFHALFGYGAAIQELAKRCAKLEEQNRQLQVQIQTLLAGDKQTHSK, from the coding sequence ATGAAACGCTACTTGACAATCTTGTTTGCATTACTGATGAGCGCATCATTCGCATCTGCCGTTCCGCTCTATATCAACTATCAGGGCTACCTGACCAATCCAACCGGAACACCGTTGGATACGACAGTTTCGATGACTTTCAAGTTCTACGGATTCATGCATGAGCTGATTTGGACCGAATCACATCCTGCAGTGACCGTATCCGACGGTTACTTCAATGTGATACTCGGCAGCGAAGTTTTTATTACCGACAGCATTTTTGCATCAGGGATTGCTTTACTGGAGGTAACAGTTGGGTCTGACCTTCCGATGTCTCCGATGATTCAGAGTCACACGGTGCCGTACGCATTTCGAACGGGGACTGTAGATGGTGCGACTGGCGGAACCTTGTATAGCAGCCTCTCTGTTGGCAACACGAACTCGATACCTTCATATGAAAGTTTTGCTGTCGGTGGCGATCACGTCATAACTGTGAGTCCTGCAACAATTGCCGGTGGCAGCGGCAACTCTGTAACAGCCACCTACGGATTTATCGGCGCAGGTATATATAACGAGGTCAACTCAGCGGGCGGTGTTTGCGGCGGGGGATATGGAAATGAAATGAGTTCTGCCGGATCTTCTAATGTTATCGGTGGAGGTTACCACAATGACATTACCGGATCCGGAAACTATAACGTTATTGGCGGAGGTTACGAAAACGTTGCGACGAGCACGGGTGGAACGATAGGGGGCGGTTCTCGTAACCGGGTGTTCGGTGAGTACGCAACGATTGCCGGCGGCGGCGGACCACTGGCTGGAGACTCAAATTTGGCGACAGGAACGGCTTCAACAATCAGCGGCGGAAGGAGCAACCGCGCAACAGGCGCATACTCGATTGTCGGCGGTGGGCAGGGCAACAACGCAAGTGGCGAGCACTCGATTATTGGAGGCGGAAGTGGAAACACTGTATCGCAATTCCGGGCTGCGATACTAGGAGGTGAAAGCAACACGGCAAGCGGTCAGCGTTCAGCAGTATCAGGCGGGTTCAACAACTCCGCGTCCGGCAGCATTGCTTTTGTCGGCGGAGGCGGGACAAATCAAGCGACAGGTTTTGCGGCAGCAATAGCAGGCGGTCAACAGAACACCATACTGTCTCAAGATGCATTCATAGGCGGCGGGCAAGGAAATGTTGTGGAGGGGATCCAGTCCTCAATCTGCGGCGGAGCATTCAATCGCGTTCGCAATAATTACTCTGTCATCGCTGGCGGCGGTGGTTCACTCATTGACTCCAACTACATAAATGGACTTAACTCTTTCATTGGAGCGGGCTCACGGAACGTCGTAACCGGTAATTTTTCAATGGTCGGCGCAGGAGTTTCGAACAAGATCACGGGCAACAACGCCGTGATTGGCGGCGGCGACGGAAACCGCATTGAAGATGCAACAAGTCCTCTGAATTCAAGTTACTCTTTTATAGGTGGAGGAAGAAACAACCGCGCTCGCGGTGAATACTCAGTTGTCGTCGGCGGTGGCGGATCCGTATCGGCGGATTCCAACTCCGCACGCGGAAGCTACTCCTTTGTTGGCGGTGGTCAAAAGGGCAATGCCGAGGGGTTGCAATCAGTTGTCTGCGGAGGACTAAGCAATGCGAGCACGGGCGAAAAGTCATTCTGCGGCGGAGGGCAAGGGAACACAGCAAGTGGCCTGCGCTCATTTGTCGGGGCAGGATCGCTGAATACCGCTTCTAATCAAGATGCAACCGTCGGCGGCGGATTCCAGAACGTGGCAAGCGGTTCAGGTACGACTGTCCCTGGCGGCGTCGGGAACGAAGCGACGGGAAGTTTTTCGACAGCAATGGGTTTTCGCGCCAAGGCAAACCACACCGGCTCATTTGTATGGGCCGATAACACCGTCGCTGACTTTGCGTCCACGGCCAGCAATCAATTCAGTCTGCGTTCATCCGGCGGTGTGCGTATTGCCACAACGACCACTGGAACAGTCGGAGTGAAGCTCGACAACGGGGACACGGCGTGGGAAGTTCTTTCGGACAGCACCAAGAAGACGAATCGCAAGGCCGTCAATACGTCAGAAATCCTCGACAAGATTACGCAATTGCGGATCGAAGAGTGGAATTATTCACATCAGGACGAGAGCAATACCCATATCGGCCCGATGGCACAGTCGTTCCATGCCTTGTTCGGCTACGGTGCGGCGATACAGGAACTGGCGAAGCGGTGCGCAAAGCTCGAAGAGCAGAATCGGCAACTTCAGGTACAGATACAAACACTGCTTGCAGGCGACAAGCAGACACACTCTAAATAG
- a CDS encoding glycosyltransferase, translating into MRHWLITTTLNNNLLKAKLPPLLNALPDLEITFVSDRVGPEIERVRWVVPPRWLRKITGRLLSRELILWREVARKGIERVMVYNAVPHLMLAHPPAWMFRKKLDVHLIAGRLDLDFADRPEVMVNRVVRRLNNPKWIENWVRRIAFKHCDRLFVPGCRAREFLLECGVNSRKIVNIHSAVDPETYCPDGRERDIDVLVISNLQKRKRPELTVRVLERIQKLKPDAKFVWIGDGHLRDDVKRMVLDSPIAKHTAMIGHTDDVLSYDRRAKVYLLNSVSEGLSCATMEAMAAGAVPVTSDAGDMAEVVRSGETGELILDGDNPDAYAAAIHSLLTDEKKRERYAFNGRELIVREHSFEAVSNAWRKLESTGS; encoded by the coding sequence TTGCGGCACTGGCTGATCACGACAACCCTGAACAACAATCTCCTGAAGGCTAAGCTGCCGCCCCTCCTGAATGCGCTGCCAGACCTTGAAATCACCTTCGTTTCTGACAGGGTCGGGCCAGAGATAGAGCGAGTTCGCTGGGTAGTGCCTCCGCGCTGGCTGCGAAAAATAACGGGAAGGTTGCTGTCGCGTGAGTTGATACTGTGGCGTGAAGTCGCACGCAAGGGCATTGAACGGGTGATGGTATACAATGCTGTGCCACATTTGATGCTCGCACATCCACCGGCGTGGATGTTCAGAAAGAAGCTTGATGTGCATCTGATTGCGGGGCGATTGGATTTGGATTTCGCGGATCGTCCCGAAGTGATGGTGAATCGTGTCGTCAGAAGGCTGAATAATCCGAAGTGGATAGAGAATTGGGTGCGCAGGATTGCATTCAAGCATTGTGACCGGCTTTTCGTTCCAGGCTGCAGAGCACGGGAGTTTCTGCTGGAGTGCGGTGTGAATTCTCGAAAAATCGTGAACATTCACAGTGCGGTGGACCCTGAAACTTATTGTCCGGACGGCAGAGAGCGGGATATCGACGTACTTGTTATCTCGAATCTGCAAAAGCGGAAACGCCCGGAGTTGACGGTCAGAGTTCTTGAACGTATTCAGAAGTTGAAGCCGGATGCGAAATTCGTGTGGATCGGCGACGGCCACCTGCGGGACGACGTGAAGAGAATGGTGTTGGATTCACCAATAGCCAAGCACACGGCGATGATTGGGCACACAGACGATGTCTTGAGTTATGACAGACGTGCTAAGGTCTATCTGCTCAACTCAGTCTCAGAAGGTCTGTCTTGTGCAACGATGGAAGCGATGGCGGCGGGAGCTGTTCCGGTGACGAGCGATGCGGGGGATATGGCTGAAGTTGTGCGCAGTGGGGAGACGGGCGAATTGATACTTGACGGAGATAATCCGGATGCATATGCAGCTGCCATTCACTCTTTGCTCACGGACGAAAAGAAAAGAGAACGCTATGCATTTAATGGACGGGAATTGATAGTTCGCGAACACAGTTTTGAGGCAGTTTCGAATGCCTGGAGGAAGTTGGAATCTACAGGCAGTTAG